From a single Pseudalkalibacillus hwajinpoensis genomic region:
- the mnmG gene encoding tRNA uridine-5-carboxymethylaminomethyl(34) synthesis enzyme MnmG, protein MGYKADSYDVIVVGAGHAGVEAGLASARMGANTLMLTLNLDSIAFMPCNPSVGGPAKGIVVREIDALGGEMARNIDKTHIQMRMLNTGKGPAVRALRAQADKVLYQSEMKKTIEEQENLTLLQGMVEQLIVEDGVCKGVITKTGAEYEAKSVVLTTGTFMRGRVIIGDLSYESGPNNMQPSVNLSYHLQDLGFDMVRFKTGTPPRINNKSIDYSKTEIQPGDEKPRAFSYETTEFITDQLPCWLTYTGEETHKLINDNLHRSPMYSGMIEGTGPRYCPSIEDKIVRFNDKPRHQIFLEPEGRNTKEVYVQGLSTSLPEDLQRQILKTVPGLENVEMMRAGYAIEYDVIVPTQLWPSLETKTVKNLFTAGQLNGTSGYEEAAGQGIMAGINAARNAQEREAVILDRSQGYIGVLIDDLVTKGTNEPYRLLTSRAEYRLLLRHDNADLRLTEIGYEIGMISKERYDRFLAKKDMIEKEIKRLESIVIKPGEKVNAVLPENSTELKEALHAANLLKRPEVTYDAIKTLAPAEVEVPEDVAEQVEIQIKYSGYINKSLQQVERMKKMDEKKIPDAIDFYAINGLANEAKQKLDEVRPLSIGQASRVSGVNPADVSILLVYIEQGKIAKVAK, encoded by the coding sequence ATGGGTTATAAAGCCGATTCTTATGATGTTATTGTTGTCGGGGCTGGTCATGCGGGCGTTGAAGCGGGACTCGCTTCAGCGAGAATGGGTGCGAACACTCTTATGCTTACGCTCAATCTGGACTCCATCGCATTTATGCCATGTAATCCAAGTGTAGGCGGTCCAGCAAAAGGGATTGTTGTTCGTGAAATCGATGCACTTGGTGGCGAAATGGCACGAAATATTGATAAAACACACATCCAGATGCGTATGCTTAACACAGGTAAGGGGCCAGCAGTCCGTGCATTACGTGCACAGGCTGATAAAGTCCTTTACCAGAGTGAAATGAAGAAAACGATTGAAGAACAGGAAAATCTTACACTCTTGCAGGGGATGGTTGAGCAGCTAATCGTTGAAGATGGAGTATGTAAGGGCGTGATCACGAAAACCGGTGCAGAGTATGAAGCTAAATCTGTGGTCCTTACAACAGGTACATTTATGCGAGGACGTGTTATTATTGGGGATCTTTCCTATGAAAGTGGACCAAATAACATGCAGCCTTCTGTTAATTTATCATACCATTTGCAGGACCTTGGATTTGATATGGTACGCTTTAAGACAGGTACACCGCCGCGTATAAACAATAAATCCATTGATTATAGCAAAACGGAAATTCAGCCAGGCGACGAAAAGCCGCGTGCCTTTTCCTATGAAACAACAGAATTTATTACAGATCAGCTGCCTTGCTGGTTAACGTATACAGGAGAAGAGACGCATAAGCTGATTAACGACAACCTTCACCGTTCTCCGATGTATTCGGGTATGATTGAAGGTACAGGACCTCGTTATTGTCCATCTATTGAGGATAAAATTGTTCGTTTCAACGATAAACCACGTCATCAAATTTTCCTTGAGCCTGAAGGACGTAATACAAAGGAAGTTTATGTGCAGGGACTATCTACAAGTCTTCCTGAAGATCTGCAGCGTCAAATTCTTAAAACAGTACCGGGTCTAGAAAATGTTGAAATGATGCGTGCGGGATATGCGATCGAATACGACGTTATTGTACCTACGCAGCTATGGCCTTCACTCGAAACAAAGACGGTCAAGAACCTCTTTACTGCAGGACAGTTAAATGGTACTTCTGGTTATGAAGAGGCTGCAGGTCAGGGAATCATGGCAGGGATTAACGCTGCACGTAATGCACAGGAACGTGAGGCTGTTATTCTCGATCGTTCGCAAGGGTATATCGGCGTCTTAATCGATGATCTTGTAACGAAAGGGACGAATGAACCTTACCGTTTATTAACATCACGTGCTGAATACCGCTTGCTTCTTCGTCATGATAATGCAGACTTAAGACTTACTGAAATCGGCTATGAGATTGGTATGATTTCTAAGGAACGTTATGATCGTTTCCTTGCTAAAAAAGATATGATTGAAAAAGAAATAAAACGTCTTGAATCGATCGTCATTAAACCGGGTGAAAAGGTGAATGCAGTCCTTCCAGAAAACAGCACAGAGTTGAAGGAAGCCCTACATGCAGCTAACCTGCTTAAGCGACCAGAAGTCACATATGATGCGATTAAGACACTAGCACCAGCGGAAGTAGAAGTTCCAGAAGATGTTGCTGAACAAGTTGAGATTCAGATTAAATACAGTGGCTATATTAATAAAAGTCTTCAACAAGTAGAACGTATGAAGAAGATGGATGAGAAGAAGATTCCAGACGCGATTGATTTCTATGCGATTAACGGCCTTGCGAATGAGGCGAAGCAAAAGCTTGATGAAGTACGTCCGCTCTCAATAGGTCAAGCGTCTCGTGTGTCCGGTGTCAATCCAGCTGATGTTTCAATTTTACTTGTCTATATTGAGCAGGGTAAGATCGCAAAGGTTGCAAAATAA
- the rsmG gene encoding 16S rRNA (guanine(527)-N(7))-methyltransferase RsmG yields the protein MNEQQFQEQLMEKGITLSPEQLHQFQTYYKILVEWNEKMNLTAIIEKEEVYEKHFFDSIMAAFSFDFSSNYHICDVGAGAGFPSLPIKICFPHLNVTIVDSLNKRIGFLEHLSSELKLSNVSFFHDRAELFGKNKSHREKYDVVTARAVARMSVLGELCLPLVKQGGYFVALKGPNVEEELESGKQAITLLGGEVEELDTLTLPGEKSERNIVTIKKIKATPKKYPRKPGTPNKNPL from the coding sequence ATGAACGAACAACAGTTTCAGGAGCAGTTAATGGAGAAAGGGATCACACTTTCTCCTGAACAGCTTCATCAATTTCAAACATACTATAAGATCCTAGTTGAATGGAACGAGAAAATGAATCTGACGGCTATTATAGAAAAAGAAGAAGTATATGAAAAGCATTTCTTTGACTCTATTATGGCCGCGTTCTCATTTGATTTCTCTTCTAATTATCACATTTGCGATGTAGGGGCTGGGGCAGGGTTCCCAAGCCTTCCTATCAAAATTTGCTTTCCACACTTAAACGTCACCATTGTCGATTCACTTAATAAACGGATTGGCTTTTTGGAACATCTATCATCCGAGTTAAAGTTATCGAATGTATCGTTCTTCCACGATCGTGCAGAATTATTTGGGAAAAATAAATCACATCGGGAAAAGTACGATGTAGTAACAGCAAGGGCTGTTGCGCGCATGTCAGTTCTTGGTGAATTGTGCTTGCCCCTTGTAAAGCAAGGTGGATATTTTGTCGCTTTAAAAGGTCCCAATGTCGAAGAAGAACTCGAATCTGGTAAACAGGCGATTACGTTACTAGGTGGGGAAGTAGAAGAACTTGATACGCTGACCCTTCCAGGTGAAAAAAGCGAGCGAAACATTGTAACGATTAAAAAAATAAAAGCGACACCAAAAAAATATCCAAGAAAGCCAGGCACACCAAATAAAAATCCTTTATAA